From the genome of Epinephelus lanceolatus isolate andai-2023 chromosome 23, ASM4190304v1, whole genome shotgun sequence, one region includes:
- the fgl2a gene encoding fibrinogen-like 2a isoform X1 translates to MRTIVLCVCASLLLTATLVPRTSRAADFPVNSHQRWDARGPFSVGSEPGTPASCPIKLRPSGQCGSSGAGAEEGEDCPYQLTLPPLTIQLPKQFRLLEKTMKELQSLKEVVNKLKSGCQECRGARGNGPFGHQLPDQGQTHVPVQRDAGDEVRVDLTGQEVQGGSSQEERGDGMVPGATVDAAGLGHGSIFGKITPSPITMQEMQVKLNRMSASLRNARNQISAMQGRLEGLNLLNMDNVQAMVDRRVENITGVVDKLSSTCTTQCAVQNSPQSVILAPRDCSDYNVLEVRKNGVYRVTPDPRNGTFEVYCDMESFGGGWTVIQQRLDGSVSFNRTWAEYKKGFGNLRGEFWLGNDHIHLMTKAKDMILRIELEDFEGVREYAKYDQFYVANEYLRYRLSVSGYSGTAGNAISFNKHFNHDQKFFSTPDRDNDMYPSGNCGAYYSSGWWFDACMSANLNGKYYHKRYKGVRNGIFWGTWHNMSTEYYPTNYRQAFKTVKMMIRPKNYAP, encoded by the exons ATGAGGACAATTGTGCTTTGCGTTTGTGCCAGCCTCCTGCTTACAGCCACCTTGGTGCCGCGCACCAGCCGGGCAGCGGACTTCCCTGTCAACTCACACCAGAGATGGGACGCTAGAGGACCCTTTTCTGTGGGATCTGAACCTGGGACTCCCGCCTCCTGCCCCATTAAACTGAGACCCTCAGGTCAGTGTGGGAGCTCCGGGGCCGGTGCAGAGGAAGGGGAGGACTGCCCTTACCAGCTCACCCTGCCTCCACTCACCATCCAGCTGCCCAAGCAGTTCAGGCTGCTGGAGAAGACGATGAAGGAGCTGCAGAGCCTGAAGGAGGTGGTCAACAAGCTTAAGAGCGGGTGCCAGGAGTGCCGCGGGGCACGGGGCAATGGACCTTTTGGGCATCAGCTACCTGACCAGGGACAGACGCACGTCCCCGTTCAGAGGGATGCTGGGGATGAAGTGAGAGTGGACCTGACAGGACAGGAGGTGCAAGGTGGGTCCAgccaggaggagaggggagatggGATGGTCCCTGGAGCTACTGTGGACGCTGCTGGACTGGGGCATGGTtctatttttggaaaaattacACCGAGCCCGATCACAATGCAGGAGATGCAG GTGAAGCTGAATAGGATGTCAGCCAGCCTGCGCAACGCTAGGAACCAGATCTCGGCCATGCAGGGTCGTCTGGAGGGGCTCAACCTGCTCAACATGGACAATGTGCAGGCTATGGTGGACAGGCGGGTGGAGAACATCACCGGAGTGGTCGACAAACTCAGCTCCACCTGCACTACCCAGTGTGCAGTACAGAACAGCCCTCAGT CAGTCATCTTAGCCCCTCGGGACTGTTCAGACTACAATGTGCTGGAGGTGAGGAAGAACGGCGTGTATCGTGTGACCCCTGATCCTCGCAACGGGACATTTGAGGTCTACTGTGACATGGAGTCCTTTGGAGGTGGATGGACAGTCATACAGCAACGGCTTGATGGGTCTGTCAGCTTCAACCGCACCTGGGCCGAGTACAAGAAAGGCTTCGGGAACCTCAG AGGTGAGTTCTGGCTGGGTAATGACCATATCCACTTGATGACAAAAGCCAAAGACATGATCCTGCGCATCGAGCTGGAGGACTTTGAGGGCGTTCGGGAGTACGCAAAGTACGACCAGTTCTATGTGGCCAATGAATACCTTCGCTACCGACTGTCTGTCAGTGGATACAG TGGGACGGCTGGGAACGCCATCAGTTTCAACAAGCACTTCAACCACGACCAGAAGTTTTTTTCCACGCCTGACCGCGACAACGACATGTACCCCTCTGGAAACTGCGGTGCCTACTACAGCTCCGGCTGGTGGTTCGACGCCTGCATGTCCGCCAACCTCAACGGGAAGTATTATCACAAGAGGTACAAGGGAGTCCGGAACGGGATCTTCTGGGGAACATGGCACAACATGTCGACGGAGTACTACCCCACTAACTACAGGCAGGCCTTCAAAACTGTCAAGATGATGATACGGCCCAAGAACTATGCTCCTTAA
- the fgl2a gene encoding fibrinogen-like 2a isoform X2: MRTIVLCVCASLLLTATLVPRTSRAADFPVNSHQRWDARGPFSVGSEPGTPASCPIKLRPSGQCGSSGAGAEEGEDCPYQLTLPPLTIQLPKQFRLLEKTMKELQSLKEVVNKLKSGCQECRGARGNGPFGHQLPDQGQTHVPVQRDAGDEVRVDLTGQEVQGGSSQEERGDGMVPGATVDAAGLGHGSIFGKITPSPITMQEMQVKLNRMSASLRNARNQISAMQGRLEGLNLLNMDNVQAMVDRRVENITGVVDKLSSTCTTQCAVQNSPQFILAPRDCSDYNVLEVRKNGVYRVTPDPRNGTFEVYCDMESFGGGWTVIQQRLDGSVSFNRTWAEYKKGFGNLRGEFWLGNDHIHLMTKAKDMILRIELEDFEGVREYAKYDQFYVANEYLRYRLSVSGYSGTAGNAISFNKHFNHDQKFFSTPDRDNDMYPSGNCGAYYSSGWWFDACMSANLNGKYYHKRYKGVRNGIFWGTWHNMSTEYYPTNYRQAFKTVKMMIRPKNYAP, encoded by the exons ATGAGGACAATTGTGCTTTGCGTTTGTGCCAGCCTCCTGCTTACAGCCACCTTGGTGCCGCGCACCAGCCGGGCAGCGGACTTCCCTGTCAACTCACACCAGAGATGGGACGCTAGAGGACCCTTTTCTGTGGGATCTGAACCTGGGACTCCCGCCTCCTGCCCCATTAAACTGAGACCCTCAGGTCAGTGTGGGAGCTCCGGGGCCGGTGCAGAGGAAGGGGAGGACTGCCCTTACCAGCTCACCCTGCCTCCACTCACCATCCAGCTGCCCAAGCAGTTCAGGCTGCTGGAGAAGACGATGAAGGAGCTGCAGAGCCTGAAGGAGGTGGTCAACAAGCTTAAGAGCGGGTGCCAGGAGTGCCGCGGGGCACGGGGCAATGGACCTTTTGGGCATCAGCTACCTGACCAGGGACAGACGCACGTCCCCGTTCAGAGGGATGCTGGGGATGAAGTGAGAGTGGACCTGACAGGACAGGAGGTGCAAGGTGGGTCCAgccaggaggagaggggagatggGATGGTCCCTGGAGCTACTGTGGACGCTGCTGGACTGGGGCATGGTtctatttttggaaaaattacACCGAGCCCGATCACAATGCAGGAGATGCAG GTGAAGCTGAATAGGATGTCAGCCAGCCTGCGCAACGCTAGGAACCAGATCTCGGCCATGCAGGGTCGTCTGGAGGGGCTCAACCTGCTCAACATGGACAATGTGCAGGCTATGGTGGACAGGCGGGTGGAGAACATCACCGGAGTGGTCGACAAACTCAGCTCCACCTGCACTACCCAGTGTGCAGTACAGAACAGCCCTCAGT TCATCTTAGCCCCTCGGGACTGTTCAGACTACAATGTGCTGGAGGTGAGGAAGAACGGCGTGTATCGTGTGACCCCTGATCCTCGCAACGGGACATTTGAGGTCTACTGTGACATGGAGTCCTTTGGAGGTGGATGGACAGTCATACAGCAACGGCTTGATGGGTCTGTCAGCTTCAACCGCACCTGGGCCGAGTACAAGAAAGGCTTCGGGAACCTCAG AGGTGAGTTCTGGCTGGGTAATGACCATATCCACTTGATGACAAAAGCCAAAGACATGATCCTGCGCATCGAGCTGGAGGACTTTGAGGGCGTTCGGGAGTACGCAAAGTACGACCAGTTCTATGTGGCCAATGAATACCTTCGCTACCGACTGTCTGTCAGTGGATACAG TGGGACGGCTGGGAACGCCATCAGTTTCAACAAGCACTTCAACCACGACCAGAAGTTTTTTTCCACGCCTGACCGCGACAACGACATGTACCCCTCTGGAAACTGCGGTGCCTACTACAGCTCCGGCTGGTGGTTCGACGCCTGCATGTCCGCCAACCTCAACGGGAAGTATTATCACAAGAGGTACAAGGGAGTCCGGAACGGGATCTTCTGGGGAACATGGCACAACATGTCGACGGAGTACTACCCCACTAACTACAGGCAGGCCTTCAAAACTGTCAAGATGATGATACGGCCCAAGAACTATGCTCCTTAA